One Purpureocillium takamizusanense chromosome 1, complete sequence genomic window carries:
- a CDS encoding uncharacterized protein (EggNog:ENOG503NVR7~COG:L): MRSLRLGSHIDLDSISSVTNEIAIAPLLAVGDIISRTIDFDESESRWRTSVRPGIDPQLDALKRWYDGLDNFLTEVANQLNQSLPDWARSWVRSCVFLPQLGFLVVVDLDPTTGYGRYEGEGAQGDPWTKLFATDETVYYKNNYLRELDSHYGDMYCEIGDREVEIIHQLAAAVLCHEEPLLAASDVCGDFDALLALAIGAEKYRWTAPQMTEENVLVIENGRHPLQELVVPSFVPNSCDIRGGGTSRSTPQESTQVLALTGPNHSGKSIYLKQVAIIVYLAHVGSFVPADGAVIGLTDKILTRISTRESVCRTESAFAIDLKQVAQTMRRSTPQSLVLIDEFGKGTNPDDGAGLLAAMLDYFLSQGLRPPKLLLATHFHEVFEGHYLRQHSGLALAQMDVRLCWDANQIEDQVTYLFTLTQGHSTSSFGGQCAALNGVPNTIVEHAGAISRLLVRNEDIASVLERPSREEVRRLRVAEDVARRFLQEDFNNSDTRAVLMDILSAET; encoded by the exons ATGCGGTCGCTGCGGTTGGGTTCGCACATCGACCTTGACAGCATTTCGTCG GTGACCAACGAAATCGCGATCGCCCCGTTACTGGCAGTAGGCGATATCATTAGTAGGACAATTGACTTTGACGAGTCCGAATCGAGGTGGCGGACTTCGGTGAGACCTGGTATCGACCCCCAGCTTGACGCACTCAAACGCTGGTATGACGGTCTAGATAACTTCCTGACTGAAGTCGCCAATCAGCTCAATCAAAGTCTGCCGGACTGGGCCCGCAGTTGGGTTCGATCGTGCGTCTTTTTACCCCAACTTGGCTTCCTCGTAGTCGTTGACCTGGACCCTACGACTGGATATGGCAGATATGAGGGCGAAGGCGCGCAAGGCGATCCCTGGACAAAGTTATTCGCCACTGATGAGACAGTCTATTACAAAAACAACTACTTGAGAGAACTCGACAGTCACTATGGGGATATGTATTGCGAGATTGGCG ACAGAGAAGTTGAAATCATCCATCagctcgctgctgccgttcTGTGTCACGAGGAGCCTCTCCTTGCCGCATCAGATGTCTGCGGGGACTTTGATGCACTCCTAGCACTGGCAATCGGTGCTGAAAAATACCGGTGGACAGCGCCGCAGATGACGGAAGAGAACGTTCTCGTCATTGAGAATGGCCGCCATCCTCTGCAAGAGCTTGTTGTGCCGTCGTTCGTGCCGAACAGTTGCGACATCCGCGGAGGCGGTACTTCAAGGTCAACCCCACAGGAGTCAACGCAGGTCCTGGCTCTGACCGGTCCGAATCACTCGGGCAAAAGCATATATCTCAAACAGGTGGCTATCATTGTGTATCTGGCGCATGTCGGCAGCTTTGTTCCCGCCGATGGGGCCGTAATTGGACTCACTGACAAGATACTGACCCGCATCTCGACACGAGAAAGTGTATGCCGTACGGAAAGCGCTTTCGCCATCGATCTCAAGCAAGTTGCCCAGACGATGCGACGCTCAACACCACAAAGCCTGGTTCTGATAGACGAGTTCGGCAAAGGCACCAATCCTGATGATGGAGCTGGATTACTCGCAGCGATGCTGGACTACTTCTTATCTCAAGGCTTACGGCCTCCCAAGCTGTTGCTTGCGACACATTTCCACGAGGTATTCGAAGGACACTATCTGAGACAGCACTCCGgactcgccctcgcgcaaATGGACGTACGGCTATGCTGGGATGCAAATCAAATCGAAGATCAAGTGACCTACCTCTTCACACTGACGCAAGGGCATAGCACCTCGAGCTTCGGTGGACAGTGTGCTGCACTCAATGGAGTTCCGAACACCATCGTCGAGCATGCCGGGGCAATTTCCAGGCTTCTTGTTCGCAACGAAGATATAGCTTCAGTTTTGGAGCGACCGTCTCGCGAAGAAGTGCGCAGGCTGCGGGTCGCAGAGGATGTGGCCAGAAGATTTCTCCAAGAGGATTTCAACAACTCGGACACGAGGGCTGTGTTGATGGACATCCTCTCTGCGGAGACTTGA
- a CDS encoding uncharacterized protein (EggNog:ENOG503P4VD), with the protein MLRRFLALAGPCAAFAEARSPALPAAQPPPAVPALATYAPAATPLYLIARDQQCPVDTLPCPASLGAAFKDICCQKGQTCALDASNSPACCPSGAVCTGAAPASAPTGGATAPVSYVENPYFSFPYAPTTFSNSASCAAATRACSSNYKACVTGLQGAGGYGVTINVPGGGGTTVPGAASNLGASATPLCSSLSSKACARLEATKCDSYGKDSAASSVGQSPSAILVVAVGALSMLATAPGRLWP; encoded by the exons ATGCTGCGACGTttcctggccctcgccggccccTGCGCTGCATTCGCCGAGGCGCGCTCCCCCGCTCTTCCAGCCgcccaacccccccccgcaGTGCCCGCGCTCGCGACgtacgcgcccgccgccacgccgctcTACCTCATCGCCCGAGATCAACAATGCCCTGTTGACACACTCCCCTGCCCGGCCTCGCTGGGCGCAGCCTTCAAAGACATATGTTGTCAAAAAGGCCAGACGTGCGCTCTCGACGCCAGCAACAGTCCTGCCTGTTGCCCCTCCGG TGCCGTCTgcaccggcgcggcgccagcatCTGCTCCTACAGGGGGTGCAACGGCGCCCGTGTCCTATGTCGAGAACCCGTACTTCTCTTTCCCCTACGCGCCGACAACCTTCAGCAACAGCGcctcgtgcgccgccgccaccagagCCTGCTCGAGTAACTACAAAGCCTGCGTAACTGGACTGCAAGGCGCCGGAGGCTACGGAGTTACCATCAAcgtccctggcggcggcgggactACTGTCCCGGGGGCAGCCAGCAACCTCGGCGCGTCCGCCACGCCCCTCTGTTCCAGTCTCAGCTCCAAGGCCTGCGCCAGACTGGAGGCGACAAAGTGCGACTCTTATGGGAAGGACTCTGCTGCATCCTCCGTCGGGCAGTCTCCGTCAGCCATTCTTGTTGTGGCTGTCGGCGCACTCAGCATGCTGGCAACAGCGCCGGGGCGGCTGTGGCCCTGA
- a CDS encoding uncharacterized protein (EggNog:ENOG503P794), giving the protein MEGDAGGDGQASGSQRRDGKRVARDTDGSQDKGHGRNDEPSGSDRSLSERLRTSGKMALHAMSSGGDGMPSTMSDQKSADASGLGSGSATRLSQTIAEASSASSSQGAAQPHHSASFRTHSHSGDAAAAFDTFMGVPNHKSRLPATGQREHVGAPVTQHPMAVPGQQRTVAQQEATDGIEVVQLLSMPDYEADVAVWAEGEDDDALSPAEEARLREALFVGETADRRAHWDRLLNFRPDSAGPADMLQLLGTAETSAADGIWLQHWSDVLSAYNDEVWGDLGPLAAEAKHEVDRLSILDAKGLDQGQTTALNRLQQILAHVRGST; this is encoded by the coding sequence ATGGAAggagacgccggcggcgatggccagGCCAGCGGGAGCCAACGCCGAGATGGCAAGCGGGTGGCCCGCGACACCGACGGGAGCCAAGACAAAGGACACGGTCGTAACGATGAGCCAAGCGGATCAGATCGCTCCTTGTCTGAACGACTCCGCACCTCGGGCAAGATGGCACTCCACGCCAtgtccagcggcggcgacgggatgCCCAGCACCATGTCCGACCAGAAGTCGGCCGATGCGTCTGGCTTGGGCAGCGGGTCTGCCACTCGTTTGTCCCAAACCATTGCCGAGGCGTCGTCTGCCTCTTCGTCACAAGGGGCAGCGCAACCTCATCACAGTGCGTCATTTCGGACGCACTCTCATTCCGGGGACGCGGCTGCTGCTTTTGATACATTCATGGGTGTCCCAAATCACAAATCTCGCTTGCCGGCAACAGGGCAGCGGGAACATGTAGGGGCCCCCGTGACGCAGCACCCAATGGCAGTACCCGGCCAACAGCGGACAGTCGCTCAGCAGGAGGCAACCGACGGCATTGAAGTCGTTCAGCTGCTGTCTATGCCAGACTACGAAGCGGATGTGGCCGTGTGGGCGGAAGgggaggacgatgacgccTTGTCACCCGCTGAAGAGGCGAGGTTACGTGAGGCACTTTTCGTGGGAGAGACTGCCGACAGGAGAGCCCACTGGGACCGGCTCCTCAATTTCAGACCAGATTCCGCTGGCCCGGCTGATATGCTGCAGCTTTTGGGCACCGCAGAGACTTCGGCTGCGGACGGCATATGGCTGCAGCACTGGAGCGATGTCCTCTCCGCATACAACGACGAGGTCTGGGGCGACCTCGGGCCACTTGCGGCAGAGGCGAAGCATGAGGTCGACCGCTTGTCTATCCTGGATGCGAAGGGCCTGGACCAAGGCCAAACGACAGCGCTCAACCGGCTTCAACAGATATTGGCGCACGTGCGGGGGTCCACATAG
- the CDC55 gene encoding protein phosphatase 2A regulatory subunit cdc55 (EggNog:ENOG503NWEP~COG:T~BUSCO:EOG09261MG9) produces the protein MVDSEANSPTWKFTQCFGDKGDVEDITEADIISTVEFDHTGNYLATGDKGGRVVLFERNETKKSCEYKFHTEFQSHEPEFDYLKSLEIEEKINKIKWCRRQNASHYLLSTNDKTIKLWKVFEKSLKVVAENNLSQDATPANAAGGGGASRPLATSQHFRNAADLKLPRLTHHDTVVAAVPRRTYANAHAYHINSISVNSDGETFISSDDLRINLWNLNIQDQSFNIVDIKPANMEELTEVITAAEFHPVSCNWFMYASSKGTIKLADMRESALCDQHAKLFEQEEDPSSRSFFSEIISSISDVRFSHDGRYILSRDYLTVKIWDINMERQPVKTIPIHEHLRPRLCDTYENDSIFDKFEVVFSGDAKNVMTGSYNNNFMIYPSDPDKEVEVVLQADKSAFKAKKVGVPTPINASTSPTTNGGKKNGSRAGSPAGGAQRMRKETDADQIDFNKKILHMSWHPFEDSIAIAATNNLFVFSAL, from the exons ATGGTTGACAGCGAAGCGAACTCACCCACGTGGAAGTTCACCCA GTGTTTCGGAGACAAGGGCGATGTTGAGGATATCACTGAAG CCGACATCATTTCCACCGTCGAATTCGACCACACTGGAAACTATCTAGCTACCGGAGACAAGGGAGGACGGGTTGTTCTGTTTGAGCGGAATGAGACT AAGAAGTCCTGCGAATACAAGTTCCATACCGAATTCCAATCTCATGAGCCTGAGTTTGATTATCTCAAGTCGCTCGAGATAGAGGAGAAAATCAACAAGATCAaatggtgccgccgccaaaacGCCTCTCACTACCTGCTCTCCACCAACGATAAGACCATCAAACTCTGGAAGGTCTTCGAGAAGTCGCTCAAAGTCGTGGCAGAGAACAATCTCTCACAGGATGCCACGCCTGCAAATgctgccggtggcggcggcgcctcccgtCCCCTTGCAACCTCTCAACATTTTCGCAACGCAGCTGATCTCAAGCTGCCGCGTCTGACACACCACGACACTGTGGTTGCCGCTGTTCCTCGTCGGACGTACGCCAACGCTCACGCCTATCACATCAACAGCATCTCCGTAAACAGCGACGGAGAGACTTTCATCAGCAGTGACGACTTGCGCATCAACCTCTGGAACCTCAATATACAAGACCAAAGCTTCAATATCGTCGACATCAAGCCCGCCAACATGGAGGAACTGACTGAGGTCATCACAGCTGCTGAGTTCCATCCTGTTAGCTGTAACTGGTTCATGTATGCCAGTTCCAAGGGCACAATCAAGCTTGCCGATATGCGCGAGAGCGCTTTGTGCGACCAGCACGCCAAAC TCTTCGAGCAGGAAGAGGATCCATCGTCACGCTCATTCTTCTCCGAGATCATATCCTCCATATCTGATGTCCGCTTCTCCCATGATGGGCGGTACATCCTGTCCCGCGACTATCTAACAGTCAAGATCTGGGATATCAACATGGAGCGACAGCCTGTGAAGACGATACCGATCCACGAGCACCTGCGACCGCGCCTATGCGACACGTACGAGAACGACAGCATATTTGACAAATTCGAGGTGGTCTTCTCAGGAGACGCAAAGAACGTCATGACGGGCAGCTACAACAACAACTTCATGATCTACCCGTCAGACCCGGACaaggaggtcgaggtggTTCTCCAGGCGGACAAGTCGGCGTTCAAGGCCAAGAAAGTTGGAGTTCCTACACCAATAAACGCTTCGACTAGCCCAACGACGAACGGAGGCAAGAAGAACGGCTCGAGAGCTGGCAGCCCAGCCGGTGGCGCCCAGAGGATGCGCAAGGAGACGGATGCCGATCAGATCGACTTCAACAAAAAGATTCTGCATATGAGCTGGCACCCATTCGAGGATAGCATTGCTATTGCCGCGACCAACAAT CTCTTCGTCTTTTCAGCACTGTAA
- the YEA4 gene encoding golgi uridine diphosphate-N- acetylglucosamine transporter (COG:P~EggNog:ENOG503NUDG~TransMembrane:10 (i40-60o72-90i111-129o135-156i163-181o201-224i236-256o268-286i298-317o323-352i)) → MGVRPSSNGRVAGPVLEQTDGHARRASFARRLAQEAGPSVASAAVMLALIFGGCCSNVYALEAIINFERSSGTLLTFVQFAFVALTGYVGQFDKTRPPFFIAPAKVPLRRWLVNIVLFFSINVLNNHAFSYDISVPVHIILRSGGSITTMIAGYLYGKRYSRTQALAVVFLSFGVVLAAWSDAKEKSTGTRDEPSSRRPPFNQGLLILFVAQLLSAVMGLYTEATYQRYGPQWRENLFYSHILSLPLFLPFAPSMARTLGRMATSRPLPIPLPLVGEVPSQLLYLATNVLTQYACIRGVNLLAAASSALTVTIVLNIRKLVSLLLSIWLFGNSLAQGTLLGAVVVFGSGALYTMGSRPRKPTAANEAGNGDALKTKKEI, encoded by the exons ATGGGTGTGCGGCCATCCAGCAACGGCCGCGTGGCAGGCCCAGTCCTCGAGCAGACCGATGGCCATGCCAGACGTGCCTCGTTTGCCCGACGCCTTGCGCAGGAGGCTGGACCATCCGTGGCTTCTGCTGCGGTCATGCTCGCCCTCATCTTTGGTGGTTGCTGCTCAAAT GTTTATGCGCTtgaggccatcatcaa CTTCGAGCGGTCAAGCG GCACCCTGCTCACTTTCGTTCAGTTCGCCTTCGTGGCGTTGACGGGCTACGTCGGTCAATTCGACAAGACCCGGCCGCCATTCTTTATTGCGCCTGCAAAGGTGCCCCTTAGACGCTGGCTTGTCAATATCGTACTTTTCTTCAGCATCAACGTGCTCAACAATCACGCCTTCAGCTATGATATCTCGGTACCTGTTCATATCATCCTGCGgtccggcggcagcatcacTACCATGATCGCGGGATATCTTTATGGCAAGCGCTACTCACGAACACAGGCCCTGGCCGTGGTCTTCCTAAGCTTCGGGGTTGTCCTTGCCGCCTGGTCCGATGCAAAGGAAAAG TCCACCGGTACAAGGgacgagccgtcgtcgcggcggccaccattCAACCAAGGGCTTTTGATCCTCTTCGTGGCACAGCTTCTGTCGGCCGTCATGGGGTTGTACACTGAGGCCACATACCAGCGATACGGGCCACAGTGGCGGGAAAATCTGTTCTACTCGCACATTCTATCACTGCCCTTGTTTCTGCCATTTGCGCCATCGATGGCGCGCACGTTGGGACgcatggcgacgagcaggccccTGCCGATACCGCTCCCGTTAGTTGGCGAGGTGCCGAGCCAGCTGCTTTACCTGGCTACGAATGTTCTGACGCAGTACGCATGTATTCGGGGCGTCAACCTGCTCGCTGCAGCGTCTTCCGCACTGACGGTCACTATCGTGCTCAATATTCGCAAGCTAGTCAGCCTACTGCTCAGTATCTGGCTGTTTGGGAACTCGCTGGCCCAGGGGACTTTGCTCGGCGCTGTGGTGGTATTTGGTTCGGGGGCGCTCTACACGAtgggctcgcggccgcggaagCCAACCGCGGCAAACGAAGCGGGTAACGGGGACGCTCTGAAAACCAAGAAGGAGATATAG
- the AMD1 gene encoding AMP deaminase (BUSCO:EOG09260BYL~COG:F~TransMembrane:1 (o606-623i)~EggNog:ENOG503NU92), with translation MCESSIRDRVEAGSAMVHADDSDEHDGTPPAADHEALQEGMLPRDVPQRTTFYDPVAERHMTQTDAKLFYQRSKIDGRGAPGAAWAQSPPQSSPIMPPGSRSATEYGADSLILDSEADRPEDRAGVATGGSQLSQPTTPNPRAGQAGVNEAGPGIAVANNAALFDTELHITAELSAISKSIQDILDVRRKYMALSSQGPDDNPRDGPDWDIYPPPPEPAWTQNRAGRGHGPAGSHNASPANGSVKRPLRKRKQGQDVGEDFDMEDLMPLPSNDGMTFKLDESCVYQVFAEGETQTPAIKVPTIREFYMALDGILNISSDGPSKSFAFRRLQYLEAKFNLYALLNEYQETADSKKVPHRDFYNVRKVDTHVHHSACMNQKHLLRFIKSKMKKHPNEVVLFRDGKHLTLAEVFASINLTAYDLSIDTLDMHAHTDSFHRFDKFNLKYNPIGESRLRTIFLKTDNFIHGRYLAEITKEVISDLESSKYQMVEWRISIYGKSIDEWDKLAAWVVDNKLFSHNVRWLIQIPRLYDVYKASGLMETFEQIVKNVFQPLFEVTQDPSSHPKLHVFLQRVIGFDSVDDESKVERRLFKKFPVPRVWDTKQNPPYSYWIYYLFSNMASLNYWRKRRGFNTLVLRPHCGEAGDSEHLAVSVLSCHSISHGLLLRKVPLLQYVFYLEQIGIAMSPLSNNALFLAYERNPFHQYFRRGLNVSLSTDDPLQFAFTKEPLIEEYAVAAQIYKLSPVDMCELAKNSVKQSGYEASIKRQWLGPNFEKPGKEGNTMVKTNVPDRREEFRYHTLLQERDVLRRYVTFDSGNEQNGCGPITSGRVQEPATVQWPNSVSATPGYAEASAAASPQSNRDVARVSDAMADLHLSGSDPRMFPGILTRDQRSGSLRNLAQAEGWPVDSNEEPGDEDDA, from the exons ATGTGTG AAAGCAGCATTCGCGACCGAGTCGAAGCGGGGTCCGCCATGGTGCACGCCGACGACTCCGACGAGCACGATGgcacgccgccagctgcggACCACGAGGCTCTCCAGGAGGGCATGCTCCCCCGAGACGTGCCTCAGCGCACCACCTTTTACGATCCGGTCGCCGAGCGCCACATGACACAGACCGACGCCAAACTTTTCTATCAGCGCAGCAAGATAGACGGTCGCGGCGCCCCTGGTGCCGCTTGGGCGCAGTCCCCCCCGCAAAGCAGTCCCATCATGCCACCCGGGTCGCGATCGGCCACAGAATACGGCGCCGACTCTCTGATTCTGGACTCTGAGGCGG ATAGGCCTGAAGACCGAGCTGGAGTCGCGACGGGCGGCTCCCAGCTCAGCCAACCCACTACTCCCAATCCGCGAGCCGGTCAGGCGGGTGTTAATGAAGCCGGCCCAGGCATTGCTGTTGCCAACAATGCTGCCCTTTTCGACACCGAGCTACACATCACTGCCGAGCTAAGCGCCATCTCCAAGAGTATTCAAGATATTCTTGACGTGAGGCGCAAATACATGGCTCTCTCGTCCCAGGGACCGGACGACAATCCAAGAGATGGCCCTGACTGGGACATCTATCCACCCCCACCGGAGCCTGCCTGGACTCAGAATCGTGCAGGCCGCGGGCACGGCCCAGCAGGTTCTCACAATGCTTCCCCCGCCAATGGCAGTGTTAAGAGACCCCTGCGCAAGCGTAAGCAAGGTCAGGATGTTGGAGAGGATTTCGATATGGAGGACCTAATGCCACTACCTAGCAACGATGGCATGACGTTCAAACTCGATGAGAGCTGTGTGTACCAGGTGTTTGCAGAGGGTGAAACGCAAACGCCGGCCATCAAGGTGCCTACGATCCGCGAGTTCTACATGGCCCTGGACGGTATCCTCAATATTTCCTCAGACGGGCCAAGCAAGAGCTTTGCtttccgccgcctccaatACCTTGAAGCCAAATTCAACCTCTACGCCCTTCTCAATGAGTATCAGGAAACTGCCGACAGCAAAAAGGTGCCACACAGAGACTTCTACAACGTTCGAAAGGTAGACACCCATGTCCACCATTCGGCATGCATGAACCAGAAGCACCTGCTCCGATTCATCAAGAGCAAGATGAAGAAACACCCAAATGAGGTTGTCTTATTTCGCGACGGCAAACATCTGACTTTGGCCGAAGTCTTTGCCAGTATCAATCTTACAGCCTACGACCTGAGCATCGATACGCTAGACATGCAC GCACACACGGATTCGTTCCATCGCTTCGACAAGTTCAATCTCAAATACAATCCAATCGGCGAGTCTCGCCTAAGGACAATCTTCCTCAAGACGGACAACTTCATCCACGGACGATACCTCGCCGAGATCACGAAAGAGGTCATTTCGGACCTTGAATCGAGCAAGTATCAGATGGTCGAATGGCGCATTTCCATCTATGGAAAATCCATAGACGAATGGGACAAGCTTGCCGCCTGGGTCGTTGACAACAAACTGTTTTCTCATAACGTCCGCTGGCTCATCCAAATCCCCCGCTTGTACGACGTCTACAAGGCGAGCGGCCTGATGGAGACGTTTGAGCAGATTGTCAAAAACGTCTTCCAGCCACTGTTTGAGGTGACACAGGATCCATCGAGCCACCCCAAGCTACATGTTTTCCTACAGCGTGTCATCGGGTTCGACAGTGTCGACGATGAAAGCAAGGTCGAGCGGCGGCTTTTCAAGAAGTTCCCAGTCCCCAGAGTGTGGGATACCAAGCAAAACCCCCCATACAGCTACTGGATTTACTATCTCTTTTCCAACATGGCCTCGTTGAACTACTGGCGGAAAAGGCGGGGATTCAACACCTTGGTGCTGCGGCCGCACTGTGGCGAGGCGGGAGACagcgagcacctcgccgtctccgtaCTCAGCTGTCATAGCATTAGCCATGGGCTACTACTTCGCAAGGTGCCACTCTTGCAGTACGTGTTCTACTTAGAACAAATTGGCATCGCCATGTCCCCATTGAGCAACAATGCTCTGTTTTTGGCCTACGAGCGCAATCCCTTTCATCAATACTTTAGAAGAGGCCTCAATGTGTCCCTTTCGACCGACGATCCCCTGCAATTCGCGTTCACAAAGGAGCCGCTCATTGAGGAATACGCGGTAGCTGCACAGATCTACAAGCTCAGCCCGGTCGACATGTGCGAACTTGCCAAGAACTCGGTCAAACAGAGCGGCTATGAAGCATCCATCAAGCGTCAGTGGCTGGGTCCCAACTTTGAGAAACCTGGTAAGGAGGGAAACACCATGGTGAAGACCAACGTCCCAGATAGGCGAGAGGAATTCCGATACCATACGCTGCTTCAGGAGAGAGACGT TCTTAGGCGCTACGTCACCTTCGACTCGGGGAACGAGCAGAACGGTTGCGGCCCGATAACGTCCGGCAGAGTTCAGGAACCTGCAACTGTGCAGTGGCCCAACTCGGTTTCGGCGACTCCCGGATACGCGGAGGCATCAGCGGCCGCATCCCCGCAATCGAACCGAGATGTTGCTCGGGTATCTGATGCCATGGCCGACCTGCACCTGTCGGGCAGTGACCCGAGGATGTTTCCGGGCATTTTGACGCGCGATCAGCGTAGCGGGAGCCTGAGAAACTTGGCGCAGGCGGAGGGGTGGCCAGTTGATTCTAATGAGGAACCtggggacgaggacgatgcgtAG